In Candidatus Vesicomyosocius okutanii, one DNA window encodes the following:
- a CDS encoding aminodeoxychorismate synthase component I codes for MKVISIPDIDLDTLSYANPTRYPFLLESVNHNSNNRFSILFAHPGKKIVLNDLEEFDFLDKLTTSIDTLLIYSDLPFTGGWFVYLSYELIGQIEPTLKQIMHTSDQPIAMAVQIPTAIIIDHTNHQTYLLDQFGSKYRIDQVLADIKQLKLIPDCKLTGTLYTEEEAKFLLGVAKNREYIKAGDVFQVNLSRQWQYHLTNDITPTQIYQALKKTNPAPFSALVQLQTFSIISSSPERLFSVDGNVIQSRPIAGTYPRGIGSEDKRLKQQLINHPKERAEHIMLLDLERNDLGKVCEYGSIKIDEIMGLESYPFVHHIVSNIKGKIKLNTTIKHLISALFPGGTITGCPKIRCMQIIQELEQTPRQSYTGSLGYVSSNGKMDFNILIRTISKQNNLLTLRTGAGIVFDSIAKQELQETKHKAKGMLKIFA; via the coding sequence GTGAAGGTTATATCTATTCCTGATATTGATTTAGATACGTTATCTTACGCTAATCCTACACGTTATCCATTTTTATTAGAAAGTGTTAATCATAATTCTAATAATCGTTTTTCGATATTGTTTGCACATCCTGGTAAAAAAATTGTGTTGAATGACTTGGAAGAATTTGATTTTTTAGATAAACTCACTACTAGTATAGATACACTGCTTATTTACAGTGATTTGCCTTTTACTGGCGGGTGGTTTGTATATCTCTCTTATGAATTAATTGGGCAAATAGAACCTACTTTAAAACAAATAATGCATACAAGCGATCAACCTATTGCTATGGCTGTGCAAATTCCAACAGCTATTATTATTGATCATACGAACCATCAGACCTATTTATTAGACCAATTTGGTAGTAAATATAGAATAGATCAAGTATTAGCAGATATCAAACAATTAAAGTTAATACCTGATTGTAAATTAACAGGTACTTTATATACTGAAGAAGAAGCTAAGTTTTTATTAGGTGTGGCAAAAAATCGTGAATACATTAAAGCAGGGGATGTTTTTCAAGTAAACCTTTCAAGACAATGGCAATACCATTTAACTAATGATATTACTCCAACTCAAATTTACCAAGCACTAAAAAAAACCAATCCAGCCCCATTTTCTGCACTGGTACAATTACAAACGTTTAGTATTATCTCTTCTTCCCCCGAGCGTCTATTTAGCGTGGATGGAAATGTCATACAAAGCAGACCTATTGCAGGTACCTACCCACGTGGTATAGGTAGTGAAGATAAACGTCTAAAACAACAACTCATTAACCACCCTAAAGAACGAGCAGAGCATATTATGCTACTTGATTTAGAGCGTAATGATTTGGGCAAGGTGTGTGAATATGGAAGTATTAAAATTGATGAAATTATGGGTTTAGAAAGCTATCCATTTGTACATCATATCGTTTCAAATATCAAAGGAAAAATTAAACTAAACACTACTATTAAACACCTAATTAGTGCATTATTCCCAGGTGGGACTATTACTGGTTGCCCTAAGATTCGCTGTATGCAAATTATTCAAGAACTTGAACAAACTCCACGTCAATCCTATACAGGATCGTTAGGTTATGTCAGTAGTAATGGAAAAATGGATTTTAACATTCTTATTCGCACTATTAGCAAACAAAACAATCTGCTAACTTTAAGGACAGGGGCTGGCATTGTGTTCGACTCTATTGCTAAACAAGAGTTACAGGAAACCAAACATAAAGCCAAGGGTATGCTTAAAATTTTTGCATAA
- a CDS encoding NAD+ synthase: protein MTNRAKYYLNKVLKKTGLSDYNISQKYSINQSNLSKYKSGKATLSETNDQLFANILNINPAKVVTHTKLEHAKFTDSKPKSIFLQNQLEKLANNSKSIKIDIAQINPIVGDLNGNTQKIIKLTQEAYIRGCDLLVFPELSLIGYPPEDLLLHEGFVQQVQDKVTLINQTISNNISIIFGAPYKKDDILYNSAYLIQNSQVYFYHKQNLPNYGVFDEKRYFESGNEPFIFECQGKKISLVICEDAWTSDIISISANKGVQIIISINASPFQIGKHSQRIEQIKQRVLETKTNFIYVNMVGAQDELVFDGASFAMNSNANITLQLPLFKEAVQSVSFTSPITLFDTDPIEKTIYDALVLATKDYIEKNDVFNGVVIGLSGGIDSALTLAIAADAIGTEHIKAIMMPYKYTSNISLEDAKIQATTMNVDYHEINIHIIVDSFNTQLNTLFIGMETDTTEENIQARIRGTLLMAISNKLGKIVLTTSNKSEIAVGYTTLYGDMSGGFAPLKDVNKTLVYQLAKYRNTISTIIPERVIDRKPSAELAPNQADQDSLPSYNELDAILTLFIEQKYSVKHIIKQGFNEQTVKYITQMVLNNEYKRRQSAPGPKISPNAFGKERRYPMTSKFQP, encoded by the coding sequence ATGACAAATAGGGCTAAATATTACTTGAATAAAGTACTCAAAAAAACTGGTCTTTCAGACTATAACATCTCACAAAAATATTCAATTAATCAATCTAATTTAAGTAAATATAAATCAGGAAAAGCTACCCTTTCTGAAACCAACGATCAGTTATTTGCTAATATTTTAAACATTAACCCTGCAAAAGTCGTCACCCATACTAAACTTGAACATGCAAAATTTACTGATAGTAAACCAAAGTCCATATTTTTGCAAAATCAACTAGAAAAACTTGCAAATAACTCAAAATCTATCAAAATTGACATTGCGCAAATTAATCCTATTGTTGGTGATTTAAATGGAAACACTCAAAAAATTATTAAATTAACCCAAGAAGCATATATTCGAGGTTGTGATTTATTAGTTTTTCCAGAATTATCGCTGATTGGCTACCCTCCTGAAGATTTACTGCTACATGAAGGGTTTGTTCAACAAGTCCAAGATAAAGTAACTTTAATTAATCAAACCATCTCTAATAATATTTCTATTATATTTGGAGCGCCATACAAAAAAGACGATATTTTATACAACAGTGCCTATCTTATTCAAAATTCGCAAGTGTATTTTTATCATAAACAGAATCTACCAAATTATGGTGTATTTGATGAAAAACGTTATTTTGAATCAGGTAATGAGCCTTTTATTTTTGAATGTCAAGGAAAAAAAATTAGCCTAGTTATATGTGAAGATGCTTGGACATCAGATATCATTTCTATCTCAGCTAATAAAGGTGTGCAAATCATAATTAGCATTAATGCTTCTCCATTCCAGATTGGCAAACACTCACAACGCATTGAACAAATTAAACAACGTGTCTTAGAAACTAAAACTAATTTTATTTACGTTAATATGGTTGGTGCACAAGATGAATTAGTATTTGATGGCGCATCTTTTGCAATGAATTCAAATGCCAATATCACTTTGCAATTACCCTTATTTAAAGAAGCAGTTCAAAGCGTTAGTTTTACCTCCCCTATTACATTATTTGACACTGATCCTATTGAGAAAACTATTTATGATGCCTTGGTACTTGCTACCAAAGATTACATTGAAAAAAATGATGTTTTTAATGGCGTAGTAATTGGCTTATCTGGTGGTATTGATTCTGCACTTACCCTTGCTATTGCTGCTGATGCTATAGGCACTGAGCACATTAAAGCCATTATGATGCCTTATAAGTATACTTCAAACATAAGTCTTGAAGATGCTAAAATTCAGGCTACAACAATGAATGTTGACTATCATGAAATCAACATTCATATCATAGTAGACAGTTTTAACACACAACTCAATACTCTATTTATCGGTATGGAAACTGATACTACTGAAGAAAATATACAAGCACGTATACGGGGTACACTGCTCATGGCAATCTCTAATAAATTAGGAAAAATCGTACTTACCACAAGTAATAAATCTGAAATAGCAGTTGGCTACACCACTCTATATGGTGATATGTCAGGTGGTTTCGCTCCTCTTAAGGATGTTAACAAGACTTTAGTTTACCAATTAGCTAAATATAGAAACACCATATCAACCATCATTCCGGAACGCGTTATCGATAGAAAACCATCTGCTGAACTCGCACCTAATCAAGCTGATCAAGATTCCTTACCCTCTTATAATGAATTGGATGCAATATTAACACTATTTATAGAACAAAAATATTCAGTTAAACATATCATTAAACAAGGATTTAACGAACAAACCGTTAAATATATTACACAAATGGTACTTAACAATGAATACAAACGAAGACAAAGTGCACCAGGACCTAAAATCAGTCCAAATGCCTTTGGTAAAGAACGTCGCTACCCTATGACTTCTAAATTTCAGCCTTAA
- the hemH gene encoding ferrochelatase, producing MKIGILLTNIGTPDAPTKASLKRYLSEFLSDSRVVSFPIKFKFIWWLVLNVVILNTRPKKSAKNYAKIWDRIGIGSPLLSITKLQLQGVKKTLLERHENLVFEMGMRYGNPSISSVLNKLLNQDCEKIIVLPLYPQYSNTTTLSTLDVINQVLNDSWTKKPEIIFIEYYCYNDDYIQSLANTVLEHQIKHGKPNKLIISFHGIPQRYIDSGDIYYDHCVDTAKLLAKKLDLNKSDYLFSFQSIFGREPWTKPQTKERLETLACDGVEHIQIICPGFSSDCLETLEEIECENRNYFIQSGGLKFSYIPALNYRDDHIKMLSNLISNYL from the coding sequence ATGAAAATAGGTATTTTACTAACCAATATTGGTACACCTGATGCCCCTACAAAAGCATCTTTAAAGCGATATTTATCTGAATTCTTATCAGATTCTAGAGTGGTTAGCTTTCCTATTAAATTTAAATTCATATGGTGGCTGGTGTTAAATGTTGTTATTCTTAATACAAGACCTAAAAAATCAGCAAAAAATTATGCCAAAATTTGGGATAGGATTGGTATTGGTTCTCCATTATTAAGCATTACTAAGTTACAATTACAAGGCGTTAAAAAAACTTTGCTTGAGCGACATGAAAATTTAGTATTTGAAATGGGTATGCGTTATGGAAATCCTTCTATTTCATCAGTGTTGAATAAGTTACTTAATCAAGATTGTGAAAAAATTATTGTTTTACCGCTTTATCCTCAGTACTCGAACACAACAACACTCTCAACATTAGATGTTATTAATCAAGTACTAAATGACTCTTGGACTAAAAAACCAGAAATAATCTTTATTGAGTATTATTGTTACAATGATGATTATATTCAATCCCTTGCTAATACGGTATTAGAACATCAAATTAAACATGGAAAGCCGAATAAATTGATAATTTCATTTCACGGGATCCCTCAACGATATATTGATAGTGGTGATATATATTACGACCATTGTGTTGATACAGCTAAATTACTTGCTAAAAAGCTAGATTTGAATAAGAGCGATTATTTGTTTAGCTTTCAGTCTATTTTTGGTCGAGAACCTTGGACTAAGCCACAAACCAAAGAAAGATTAGAAACATTAGCTTGTGATGGCGTTGAGCATATTCAAATAATTTGTCCAGGATTTTCATCTGATTGCTTAGAGACTTTAGAAGAAATTGAGTGTGAAAATAGAAATTATTTTATTCAATCTGGTGGTCTCAAATTTAGTTACATTCCTGCATTAAACTATAGGGATGATCATATTAAGATGCTTTCTAATTTGATTTCTAATTATTTATAG
- the nrdA gene encoding class 1a ribonucleoside-diphosphate reductase subunit alpha, with translation MNQDIKVTKRNGQQESIDMEKIHRVVHWASQDLKSVSVSQVEINAQLAFFDGIKTEDIHETIIKSAADLISTDIPDYQYLAARLSIFHLRKKAFKSFTPPPFFEHIKKITDLGIYDKDILNKYLKEEIEILGSYIDHWRDMNFSYVAVKQLEGKYLVQNRVTGEIYESPQFLYMLVGMCLFQEYEVSKRMNTVKRFYDAVSLFKISLPTPIMAGVRTPTRQFSSCVLIETDDDLDSISATAGVIVKYISQRAGIGINGGKIRAIGSPIRGGEATHTGCIPFYKHFHTAVKSCSQGGVRGGAATLFYPLWHLEVENLLVLKNNTGTDENRIRHLDYGVQFNGLMYQRFLKDGDITLFSPHDTPDLYNAFFADQEEFKRLYHKYEQNTLIRKHTIKARELFSKFIQERANTGRIYLQNVDHCNTHSAFNAKQAPIKQSNLCMEITLPTKPLYSIQDEQGEIALCTLSAVNLGALDSLNELETLTDIIVRSLDCLLDYQDYPIKAAELASKNRRTLGIGVTNLAYYLAKNGAKYSDGSGNQLIHTTFEALQYYSLKASNTLAKELGACPLFFQTQYSQGIMPIDSYKKDIDAFCDFKLKFDWDTLRQDITSKGLRNSTLTALMPCESSSQISNSTNGIEPPRGFVSIKQSKDGILKQIVPDYELLKNQYELLWDIKDNEGYLQLCGIMQKFVDQSISTNTHYDPSQFEGNKVPIKLFLMDLLKAYKYGIKTLYYHTTRDGGSNDMSEKEDDNNCTNGICKL, from the coding sequence ATGAATCAAGATATTAAAGTCACTAAGCGTAATGGACAACAAGAGTCTATTGATATGGAAAAAATTCATCGCGTTGTACATTGGGCTTCACAAGACTTAAAAAGTGTTAGTGTTAGCCAAGTTGAAATCAATGCACAGTTAGCATTTTTTGATGGTATTAAGACGGAAGATATTCATGAAACAATTATTAAATCAGCAGCAGATTTAATTTCAACAGACATACCAGATTATCAATATTTAGCGGCACGTTTATCCATTTTTCATTTACGTAAAAAAGCGTTTAAATCCTTTACCCCGCCACCATTTTTTGAGCACATTAAAAAAATCACAGATTTAGGTATTTATGACAAAGATATTCTTAATAAATATCTCAAAGAGGAAATTGAAATATTAGGTTCTTATATTGATCATTGGCGTGATATGAATTTTTCCTATGTAGCTGTTAAACAACTGGAAGGCAAATACTTAGTTCAAAATCGTGTTACTGGCGAAATTTATGAATCTCCACAATTTCTTTATATGTTAGTGGGTATGTGCTTATTTCAAGAATATGAAGTGAGTAAACGCATGAATACTGTGAAGCGCTTCTATGATGCAGTAAGTTTGTTTAAAATCTCCCTTCCTACACCTATTATGGCTGGGGTTAGAACACCTACACGCCAATTTTCGTCTTGTGTATTAATTGAAACAGATGATGATTTAGATTCTATTAGTGCCACTGCTGGGGTTATTGTTAAATATATATCTCAGCGTGCTGGGATCGGCATTAATGGTGGTAAAATTCGTGCAATTGGTAGCCCTATTCGCGGGGGTGAGGCAACACATACAGGTTGTATTCCTTTTTATAAACATTTCCATACCGCTGTTAAATCTTGCTCACAGGGTGGCGTGCGGGGGGGTGCAGCTACTTTATTTTACCCTTTGTGGCATTTAGAAGTTGAAAATTTATTAGTTCTTAAAAACAACACAGGAACGGACGAAAATCGTATTCGTCATTTGGACTATGGAGTGCAGTTTAACGGCTTAATGTATCAACGTTTTTTAAAAGATGGCGATATTACTTTATTTTCACCACATGATACCCCTGATTTGTACAATGCTTTTTTTGCTGATCAAGAAGAATTTAAACGTTTGTATCATAAATATGAACAAAATACTTTAATTAGAAAACACACTATTAAAGCCAGAGAATTATTTTCTAAGTTTATACAAGAACGTGCTAATACAGGCCGTATTTATTTACAAAATGTTGATCACTGCAATACCCATAGTGCATTTAATGCCAAACAAGCACCTATTAAACAATCCAACCTTTGTATGGAAATTACTCTACCAACTAAACCCTTATATTCAATTCAAGATGAACAAGGCGAGATAGCGCTTTGTACATTATCAGCAGTTAACCTTGGTGCATTAGATTCTTTAAATGAGTTAGAAACGTTAACTGATATCATTGTACGCTCATTGGATTGTTTACTTGATTATCAAGATTACCCAATTAAAGCAGCTGAACTTGCTAGTAAAAATCGTCGAACACTCGGTATTGGCGTAACTAATCTTGCTTATTATTTAGCCAAAAATGGTGCAAAATATTCTGATGGATCAGGTAATCAACTCATTCATACAACCTTTGAGGCATTACAGTATTATTCATTAAAGGCTTCAAATACGTTAGCAAAAGAATTAGGTGCTTGTCCATTATTTTTTCAAACCCAATATTCACAAGGTATTATGCCTATTGATTCTTATAAAAAAGATATTGATGCGTTTTGTGATTTCAAATTAAAATTTGATTGGGATACACTACGTCAGGATATTACATCTAAAGGTCTTAGAAACTCAACCTTAACAGCACTTATGCCATGTGAAAGCTCGTCACAAATCTCTAATTCAACTAATGGGATTGAACCACCTAGAGGGTTTGTATCTATTAAACAGTCTAAAGATGGTATCTTAAAGCAAATAGTACCTGATTATGAATTATTAAAAAACCAGTATGAGCTACTCTGGGATATTAAAGATAATGAAGGTTATCTACAACTTTGTGGGATTATGCAAAAATTTGTAGATCAGTCTATTTCTACTAACACACATTACGACCCTTCACAGTTTGAGGGTAATAAAGTGCCAATTAAATTGTTTTTAATGGATTTGTTGAAAGCATATAAATATGGCATTAAAACGCTTTATTATCATACAACTCGTGATGGTGGCAGCAATGATATGTCAGAAAAAGAAGATGATAACAACTGTACAAACGGTATTTGTAAACTATAA
- the nrdB gene encoding class Ia ribonucleoside-diphosphate reductase subunit beta, with protein sequence MSYSIFTKTISNILIEPMFFGNTVNVARFDKQKFEIFEKLTEKQLSFFWRPEEIDVSKDKIDFAKLLPNEKHIFISNLQYQILLDSVQSRSPNIAFLPIVSLPELENWIETWSFSETIHSRSYTHIIRAIVNEPGIVFDDIMKIDEIIQRAESVSKHYNELIKCTQAYLLHGIGKFKVQDKEILIDLYCLKKQLYLTIMSVNILEAVQFYVSFACSFAFAERKVMEGNAKIIRMIARDEALHLTGTQHILNLMSDGKDDPDMKKIAKECEKEVITMFKEACEQEKDWAEYLFRDGSMIGLNAKMLKQYLEYITNVRMKALNLSPVFDECINPLPWINHWLDSDNVQVAPQETEITSYLVSAIDNTLDKQDFDFNSFKL encoded by the coding sequence ATGTCATATAGTATTTTTACCAAAACAATAAGCAATATACTAATTGAACCAATGTTTTTTGGCAATACAGTTAATGTAGCACGTTTTGATAAGCAAAAATTTGAAATATTTGAAAAGCTCACTGAAAAACAGCTTTCTTTTTTTTGGCGTCCAGAAGAGATTGATGTTTCTAAAGATAAGATAGATTTTGCTAAATTACTACCCAATGAAAAACATATTTTTATTTCTAATCTTCAATACCAAATCTTGCTAGATTCAGTACAAAGTCGCTCTCCTAATATTGCTTTTTTGCCGATTGTATCATTGCCAGAGTTAGAAAATTGGATTGAAACTTGGTCATTTTCTGAAACTATTCATTCACGCTCTTATACACATATTATTCGTGCTATTGTTAATGAACCAGGCATAGTATTCGATGATATTATGAAAATAGATGAAATTATTCAGCGCGCTGAAAGTGTGTCTAAACACTATAATGAGTTAATTAAATGTACTCAGGCTTATTTATTACACGGTATAGGTAAGTTTAAAGTTCAAGATAAAGAGATATTAATTGACTTGTATTGTTTAAAAAAACAACTTTATCTTACTATTATGTCAGTTAATATTCTTGAGGCGGTGCAATTTTATGTTAGTTTTGCTTGCTCTTTTGCCTTCGCCGAAAGAAAGGTTATGGAGGGTAATGCTAAAATTATTAGAATGATTGCTCGTGATGAGGCTCTCCATTTAACAGGTACTCAACATATACTGAATTTGATGAGTGACGGCAAGGATGATCCTGATATGAAAAAAATAGCAAAAGAGTGTGAAAAAGAAGTAATTACCATGTTCAAAGAAGCTTGTGAACAAGAAAAAGATTGGGCAGAATACTTATTCCGTGATGGTTCTATGATCGGTTTAAATGCAAAGATGCTAAAACAATATTTAGAATATATTACCAACGTACGTATGAAGGCTCTAAATTTAAGTCCTGTATTTGATGAATGTATTAATCCTTTACCTTGGATTAACCATTGGTTAGATTCTGATAACGTTCAAGTTGCACCCCAAGAAACTGAAATTACATCTTATTTAGTCAGCGCTATTGATAATACTTTAGATAAACAAGACTTTGATTTTAATAGCTTTAAATTATAG
- a CDS encoding 2Fe-2S iron-sulfur cluster-binding protein, with protein MFRIEIDNINGKTKSLYAYGDHSILIELEQQNILINHSCRQGHCGSCILQLLSGDVIHQDSIIHLSQGEILACRATPVTDIKIASRN; from the coding sequence ATGTTTAGGATAGAAATTGATAACATCAATGGTAAAACCAAATCATTATATGCTTATGGAGATCACTCCATTCTTATTGAACTTGAACAGCAGAATATACTCATTAATCATTCTTGTCGTCAAGGACATTGTGGTAGCTGTATATTGCAACTATTATCTGGTGACGTCATCCATCAGGATTCTATAATACACTTATCACAAGGGGAAATTTTAGCTTGTAGAGCAACACCTGTTACGGATATCAAAATTGCTTCAAGAAATTGA
- a CDS encoding dUTP diphosphatase: MSKIKQMFELQKQLNNNTNGVQWTDGITKDGRYISWLRCIYMEATEAIDSFNWKHWKDIKKEHDLDNFKVELVDIWHFIMSEAIHLGDTQFAHNYENIKPEREVNPELVIEILEKLVAIASSANVNKSQNALYEITGLFFKALTTMSMDVSELYKRYLVKNQLNIFRQKHGYKKGTYIKLWGVEEDNVVAFRIMEKHSDLMPEQLYKELEKEYTLHNFLLNK; this comes from the coding sequence ATGAGCAAAATTAAGCAAATGTTTGAATTACAAAAGCAGTTAAATAACAACACTAATGGTGTACAGTGGACTGATGGTATAACAAAAGACGGACGTTATATTTCTTGGTTACGTTGTATTTATATGGAAGCTACTGAGGCAATTGATTCGTTTAATTGGAAACACTGGAAAGATATTAAAAAGGAGCATGATTTAGATAATTTTAAAGTTGAGTTAGTGGATATTTGGCATTTTATTATGTCTGAAGCTATTCATCTTGGTGATACTCAATTTGCTCATAATTATGAAAATATAAAGCCAGAAAGGGAAGTAAATCCAGAACTTGTAATAGAAATTTTAGAAAAACTAGTAGCCATAGCAAGTAGTGCTAATGTGAATAAATCACAAAATGCTTTATATGAAATAACAGGGCTTTTTTTTAAAGCGCTAACTACAATGAGTATGGATGTATCAGAACTCTATAAACGCTATCTTGTTAAAAATCAACTTAATATCTTTAGACAGAAACATGGTTATAAGAAAGGCACTTATATTAAACTTTGGGGCGTAGAGGAAGACAACGTTGTTGCCTTTCGTATAATGGAAAAACATTCCGATTTAATGCCAGAACAATTGTATAAAGAATTAGAGAAAGAATACACCCTTCATAATTTTTTACTTAATAAATAA
- the rnt gene encoding ribonuclease T, whose amino-acid sequence MLIKDRIRGYLPVVIDIETGGFNEKTDAMLEICTIIIGIDKMNNLYPKKPQHFHIEPFKGSILEPSAIKFNSIDVDNPFRMAVKEVDAIKQIYTKVYTELKQKDCTRAILVGHNAFFDLGFLRAATNRCKLKSPFHQFSTLDTVSLSALCYGETVLAKAIRKADIEWDDTCAHSALYDTQKTAELFCKVFNTQ is encoded by the coding sequence ATGTTAATTAAAGATAGAATTCGTGGTTATTTACCGGTAGTTATTGACATCGAAACAGGTGGTTTTAACGAGAAAACTGATGCTATGTTAGAAATTTGCACCATTATAATTGGCATTGATAAAATGAATAATTTATACCCAAAAAAACCACAACATTTTCACATTGAACCATTTAAAGGAAGTATATTAGAGCCTAGTGCGATAAAGTTTAATAGTATTGATGTTGATAATCCATTTAGAATGGCAGTTAAAGAGGTTGATGCCATTAAGCAAATTTATACTAAGGTATATACAGAACTCAAACAAAAGGACTGCACTCGTGCTATTTTAGTGGGACATAATGCTTTTTTTGATTTAGGCTTTTTACGTGCTGCAACTAACAGATGTAAACTTAAAAGCCCTTTTCATCAATTCTCAACCCTAGATACGGTTAGTTTATCAGCCTTATGCTATGGTGAAACTGTATTAGCTAAAGCCATACGTAAGGCTGATATTGAGTGGGATGATACTTGTGCACATTCTGCACTATACGATACACAAAAAACAGCTGAACTATTTTGTAAAGTTTTTAATACACAATAA
- a CDS encoding GNAT family N-acetyltransferase — protein sequence MIKAEQILTLVKPFSEEGKILIRTEAQINENIGDFVYLTNNNQLIACAGLKDCKEDNMGEIYSLAVSKKAQKTGLSLKLLEKIMFKAKAKKFSKVFALTKHSTDWFIKHGFIQMNIIDLPQKHQALFNQERNSSIFFKNVN from the coding sequence TTGATTAAAGCCGAACAGATTCTAACTCTAGTTAAACCTTTTTCTGAGGAGGGTAAAATATTGATTAGAACTGAGGCACAAATTAATGAAAATATTGGAGATTTTGTTTATTTGACAAACAACAATCAATTGATTGCTTGTGCAGGACTTAAAGATTGTAAAGAGGATAATATGGGAGAAATTTACTCATTAGCAGTATCTAAAAAAGCACAAAAAACAGGGCTATCTTTAAAGTTACTTGAAAAAATTATGTTTAAAGCAAAAGCTAAAAAATTTTCCAAGGTTTTCGCATTAACTAAACATAGCACAGATTGGTTTATTAAACATGGCTTTATCCAAATGAATATTATTGATTTACCCCAAAAACATCAAGCTTTATTTAATCAAGAACGTAATTCATCAATTTTTTTTAAAAATGTTAATTAA